One segment of Hemibagrus wyckioides isolate EC202008001 linkage group LG05, SWU_Hwy_1.0, whole genome shotgun sequence DNA contains the following:
- the mrps27 gene encoding 28S ribosomal protein S27, mitochondrial isoform X2, translating to MAAPILQRFLLSARITSKCLTPCLSGRRCLLSPAYTDTRVWEQREHDPQNLAKLASLMDKTYEKKFPVSSLTISRFVDNISSREEIDQAEYYLYKFRHSPNCWYLRDWTIHSWFRQCLKYGARERALYTLKNKVQFGMFPDEFTFNVLIDSYLKDEDYKGASSVVEEVMLQEAFDLPSTQILSVFALSKYLATKPDLSWQEERNIGAALLLAGLKQENSVGLSTQLLGHALIGKVEITRGIHAVFHNLPLMWTPGYLSKGLVVMQQVCNDAGDMKLCKEILDYMQVMLQDLMSILASETAEEKAAENQAVTIDEDDDIERAKLPEYMTRFKELNEQLHTQGKVETRSLDTLVSILAEEKLRTCEELDVAQYEKKVEAWEAERIQLIQREEMMKRKAEQEHLATKTSQAVQ from the exons ATGGCTGCCCCCATCCTGCAACGCTTTCTCCTCTCTGCCAGGATAACGTCAAAATGTCTGACTCCATGTTTAAGTG gCAGAAGATGTCTGCTCTCACCGGCATACACAGACACCAGGGTGTGGGAGCAAAGAGAACACGACCCCCAAAACCTGG CTAAACTGGCCTCCCTTATGGACAAGACATATGAGAAAAAGTTTCCTGTTAGCTCATTGACAATATCACGG TTTGTAGACAATATATCATCCAGAGAAGAAATCGATCAAGCAGAATATTACTTGTATAA ATTTCGACACAGTCCGAACTGCTGGTATCTCCGTGATTGGACCATTCATAGTTGGTTTCGACAGTGTCTTAAATATGGAGCCAGAGAGAGAGCCCTGTACACACTCAAGAATAAA GTACAATTTGGAATGTTTCCAGATGAGTTCACATTTAATGTCCTCATTGACTCTTACCTAAAAGATGAAGACTACAAGG GAGCCAGCTCAGTTGTTGAGGAGGTGATGCTTCAGGAAGCTTTTGACCTACCCTCAACACAGATCTTATCAGTGTTTGCCCTGAGCAAGTATTTAGCAACCAAACCGGACCTTAGC TGGCAGGAGGAGAGGAACATCGGAGCAGCTCTTCTACTGGCTGGACTGAAGCAGGAAAATTCTGTTGGCCTCAGCACTCAGTTACTTGGTCATGCCCTCATTG GTAAGGTGGAGATAACCAGAGGAATCCATGCAGTGTTTCACAACCTGCCCTTGATGTGGACCCCAGGATATCTCAGTAAAGGCCTGGTTGTTATGCAGCAAGTGTGCAATGATGCTGGAGATATGAAACTATGCAAGGAAATT CTTGACTACATGCAGGTGATGCTGCAGGATCTCATGTCAATACTTGCTTCTGAAACAGCAGAAGAGAAAGCTGCAGAAAACCAGGCTGTTACCatagatgaagatgatgatattGAAAGAGCCAAACTACCAGAGTACATGACTCGATTCAAG GAGCTGAAtgagcagctacacacacagggGAAAGTTGAGACTCGCAGCCTGGATACACTTGTGTCCATCCTGGCTGAAGAGAAACTGAGGACCTGTGAGGAGCTAGATGTGGCTCAGTATGAGAAGAAAGTGGAGGCCTGGGAAGCAGAGCGCATCCAGCTCATCCAGAGAGAAGAAATGATGAAGCGTAAAGCTGAACAGGAGCATCTGGCCACAAAAACTTCCCAGGCAGTTCAGTGA
- the mrps27 gene encoding 28S ribosomal protein S27, mitochondrial isoform X1 encodes MAAPILQRFLLSARITSKCLTPCLSGRRCLLSPAYTDTRVWEQREHDPQNLAKLASLMDKTYEKKFPVSSLTISRFVDNISSREEIDQAEYYLYNFFLFCVVRFRHSPNCWYLRDWTIHSWFRQCLKYGARERALYTLKNKVQFGMFPDEFTFNVLIDSYLKDEDYKGASSVVEEVMLQEAFDLPSTQILSVFALSKYLATKPDLSWQEERNIGAALLLAGLKQENSVGLSTQLLGHALIGKVEITRGIHAVFHNLPLMWTPGYLSKGLVVMQQVCNDAGDMKLCKEILDYMQVMLQDLMSILASETAEEKAAENQAVTIDEDDDIERAKLPEYMTRFKELNEQLHTQGKVETRSLDTLVSILAEEKLRTCEELDVAQYEKKVEAWEAERIQLIQREEMMKRKAEQEHLATKTSQAVQ; translated from the exons ATGGCTGCCCCCATCCTGCAACGCTTTCTCCTCTCTGCCAGGATAACGTCAAAATGTCTGACTCCATGTTTAAGTG gCAGAAGATGTCTGCTCTCACCGGCATACACAGACACCAGGGTGTGGGAGCAAAGAGAACACGACCCCCAAAACCTGG CTAAACTGGCCTCCCTTATGGACAAGACATATGAGAAAAAGTTTCCTGTTAGCTCATTGACAATATCACGG TTTGTAGACAATATATCATCCAGAGAAGAAATCGATCAAGCAGAATATTACTTGTATAA TTTCTTCCTCTTCTGTGTTGTGAGATTTCGACACAGTCCGAACTGCTGGTATCTCCGTGATTGGACCATTCATAGTTGGTTTCGACAGTGTCTTAAATATGGAGCCAGAGAGAGAGCCCTGTACACACTCAAGAATAAA GTACAATTTGGAATGTTTCCAGATGAGTTCACATTTAATGTCCTCATTGACTCTTACCTAAAAGATGAAGACTACAAGG GAGCCAGCTCAGTTGTTGAGGAGGTGATGCTTCAGGAAGCTTTTGACCTACCCTCAACACAGATCTTATCAGTGTTTGCCCTGAGCAAGTATTTAGCAACCAAACCGGACCTTAGC TGGCAGGAGGAGAGGAACATCGGAGCAGCTCTTCTACTGGCTGGACTGAAGCAGGAAAATTCTGTTGGCCTCAGCACTCAGTTACTTGGTCATGCCCTCATTG GTAAGGTGGAGATAACCAGAGGAATCCATGCAGTGTTTCACAACCTGCCCTTGATGTGGACCCCAGGATATCTCAGTAAAGGCCTGGTTGTTATGCAGCAAGTGTGCAATGATGCTGGAGATATGAAACTATGCAAGGAAATT CTTGACTACATGCAGGTGATGCTGCAGGATCTCATGTCAATACTTGCTTCTGAAACAGCAGAAGAGAAAGCTGCAGAAAACCAGGCTGTTACCatagatgaagatgatgatattGAAAGAGCCAAACTACCAGAGTACATGACTCGATTCAAG GAGCTGAAtgagcagctacacacacagggGAAAGTTGAGACTCGCAGCCTGGATACACTTGTGTCCATCCTGGCTGAAGAGAAACTGAGGACCTGTGAGGAGCTAGATGTGGCTCAGTATGAGAAGAAAGTGGAGGCCTGGGAAGCAGAGCGCATCCAGCTCATCCAGAGAGAAGAAATGATGAAGCGTAAAGCTGAACAGGAGCATCTGGCCACAAAAACTTCCCAGGCAGTTCAGTGA
- the LOC131352896 gene encoding oxytocin-neurophysin 1-like isoform X1 yields MDSEHAKSIRGSSSTMPRTALYVSLLCFLSLCSACYISNCPIGGKRSLIDAPAHKCMACGPRDSGRCFGPSICCAAGLGCSVGSPEALSCTEENYIPTPCENGGRACGSEGGRCAAPGVCCNSEGCSTDLSCLTDDEADLESSDGPGEDLLMKLLHLTRQHLANRIHQSS; encoded by the exons ATGGACAGTGAACATGCAAAAAG CATCAGAGGCTCATCAAGCA CTATGCCTAGGACTGCACTGTATGTGTCTTTGctgtgctttctttctctctgctcaGCCTGTTACATCTCTAACTGCCCAATAGGTGGCAAAAGATCCCTGATAGATGCACCAGCACATAAG tGCATGGCTTGTGGTCCCAGGGACAGTGGCCGCTGCTTTGGTCCCAGTATTTGCTGTGCAGCAGGTTTAGGCTGCTCTGTGGGCTCTCCTGAAGCACTGAGCTGCACTGAAGAAAATTATATACCCACTCCATGTGAGAATGGAGGTAGAGCATGTGGATCTGAGGGGGGACGCTGTGCTGCTCCAGGTGTCTGCTGTAACTcag AGGGCTGCAGCACTGATCTTTCATGTCTtactgatgatgaagctgatcTAGAAAGCAGTGATGGTCCTGGTGAAGATCTCCTTATGAAGCTGCTACATCTCACTAGGCAGCATTTGGCCAACAGAATTCACCA GTCTTCCTGA
- the znf366 gene encoding zinc finger protein 366, whose product MDHNNYEPKRADDSLTRTVDLSHLPYPIAQPVPTKPLPRKFIPEMIDLNKLQFHRVLGRYDTVQIKQEAVKPMPIWPSSPLLLHPPSPYFPPLRPSLVPFPFLMPGPVMHLSPNSFYQQEVPRFYRRNTEGSRAGLSSAEKLGLNIHVDDSYYVDVGGEQKRWKCRMCEKSYTSKYNLVTHILGHSGIKPHGCGLCGKLFKQLSHLHTHMLTHQGARPHKCQVCHKAFTQTSHLKRHMMQHSDIKPYSCSVCARGFAYPSELKAHELKHERGQENVCVECGLDFPTLAQLKRHLTVHRGPAQYNCSECGKSFQYPSQLQNHMMKHKDIRPFICSECGMEFVQSHHLKQHTLTHKGVKEHKCRICGREFTLLANMKRHILIHTNIRAYQCHLCYKSFVQKQTLKAHMIVHSDIKPYKCKLCGKEFNRMHNLMGHMHLHSDSKPFKCLYCPSKFTLKGNLTRHMKVKHGIMDRGLDARVFRHRGRLCLSSPLRLLSRFSQDKPFDLSQKSHPHFRLSQSDGESREEDEDSLYRMSQYSPDRYQTELGGAREADDEDEEEEDGMVHEGEEDRSGKHFSLSKEELQYIRYRESQEGSVSDGELYCSRTYRDRKLSCE is encoded by the exons ATGGATCACAATAATTACGAGCCCAAAAGGGCAGATGATTCTCTTACCAGAACTGTTGACCTCTCCCATCTTCCCTACCCTATTGCTCAACCTGTCCCTACCAAACCTCTACCACGCAAATTTATCCCAGAGATGATTGACCTCAACAAGCTTCAGTTTCATAGAGTCCTGGGTAGATATGATACAGTGCAGATCAAACAAGAAGCTGTAAAACCCATGCCAATATGGCCCTCATCACCTCTTCTCCTGCACCCTCCTTCTCCATACTTCCCACCCCTCCGTCCAAGCTTGGTCCCTTTCCCATTCCTGATGCCAGGCCCAGTCATGCACCTTTCTCCCAATTCGTTCTACCAACAAGAGGTGCCAAGATTCTATAGAAGAAACACAGAAGGTTCCAGAGCTGGGCTGAGCAGTGCTGAGAAGCTTGGCCTGAATATTCATGTAGATGACAGCTACTATGTGGATGTAGGAGGTGAACAGAAACGCTGGAAGTGCCGCATGTGTGAGAAGTCCTACACTTCTAAGTACAACCTTGTCACGCACATTCTGGGTCACAGTGGCATCAAGCCACATGGATGTGGCCTCTGTGGGAAGCTTTTCAAGCAACTAAgccacttgcacacacacatgctcacccACCAAGGCGCCCGTCCCCATAAGTGCCAGGTGTGCCACAAGGCATTCACTCAGACGAGTCACCTGAAGAGACACATGATGCAACACAGTGATATCAAGCCATacagttgcagtgtgtgtgctcgAGGCTTTGCCTACCCTAGTGAGCTTAAGGCTCATGAGCTTAAGCATGAGAGAGGccaagaaaatgtgtgtgtggagtgcggCCTCGACTTTCCAACACTTGCACAGCTGAAACGGCATCTGACAGTCCACCGTGGACCAGCACAATACAACTGCAGCGAGTGTGGCAAGAGCTTCCAGTACCCAAGTCAGCTGCAAAACCACATGATGAAGCACAAGGACATAAGGCCGTTCATCTGTAGTGAATGTGGTATGGAGTTTGTGCAGTCTCATCACCTCAAGCAGCACACCCTGACCCACAAG gGAGTGAAGGAGCATAAGTGCCGCATCTGTGGCCGTGAGTTCACCCTGCTGGCCAACATGAAGCGTCACATTTTGATCCACACCAACATCCGAGCCTATCAGTGCCACCTGTGCTACAAGAGCTTTGTCCAGAAGCAGACACTCAAGGCTCATATGATTGTCCACTCAGACATCAAGCCTTACAAATGCAAG CTATGTGGGAAGGAGTTCAACAGAATGCATAATCTTATGGGCCACATGCATTTGCACTCAGACAGCAAACCTTTCAAGTGCCTGTACTGCCCCAGCAAGTTCACTCTGAAGGGGAATCTGACCCGTCACATGAAGGTCAAACATGGCATCATGGACCGAGGACTAGATGCCCGAG TTTTCAGGCACAGAGGAAGGTTATGTCTTTCCAGCCCTCTTCGTCTTCTGTCTCGCTTCAGTCAGGACAAGCCTTTCGATCTGTCCCAGAAGAGCCATCCCCATTTCCGTCTTTCTCAGTCAGATGGTGAGAGCCGTGAGGAAGATGAGGACAGCCTCTACAGAATGAGCCAGTACAGCCCTGACCGTTACCAGACAGAACTGGGAGGAGCCAGAGAggcagatgatgaagatgaggaggaagaggatgggATGGTCCATGAAGGAGAAGAGGATAGGAGTGGAAAGCACTTCAGTTTAAGCAAAGAGGAGCTCCAATACATACGTTACAGAGAGAGTCAGGAAGGCTCAGTCTCTGATGGAGAACTCTACTGTAGTCGAACATACCGTGATAGAAAATTAAGCTGTGAATGA
- the LOC131352896 gene encoding isotocin-neurophysin IT 1-like isoform X2, with protein sequence MPRTALYVSLLCFLSLCSACYISNCPIGGKRSLIDAPAHKCMACGPRDSGRCFGPSICCAAGLGCSVGSPEALSCTEENYIPTPCENGGRACGSEGGRCAAPGVCCNSEGCSTDLSCLTDDEADLESSDGPGEDLLMKLLHLTRQHLANRIHQSS encoded by the exons ATGCCTAGGACTGCACTGTATGTGTCTTTGctgtgctttctttctctctgctcaGCCTGTTACATCTCTAACTGCCCAATAGGTGGCAAAAGATCCCTGATAGATGCACCAGCACATAAG tGCATGGCTTGTGGTCCCAGGGACAGTGGCCGCTGCTTTGGTCCCAGTATTTGCTGTGCAGCAGGTTTAGGCTGCTCTGTGGGCTCTCCTGAAGCACTGAGCTGCACTGAAGAAAATTATATACCCACTCCATGTGAGAATGGAGGTAGAGCATGTGGATCTGAGGGGGGACGCTGTGCTGCTCCAGGTGTCTGCTGTAACTcag AGGGCTGCAGCACTGATCTTTCATGTCTtactgatgatgaagctgatcTAGAAAGCAGTGATGGTCCTGGTGAAGATCTCCTTATGAAGCTGCTACATCTCACTAGGCAGCATTTGGCCAACAGAATTCACCA GTCTTCCTGA
- the LOC131352898 gene encoding fatty acid binding protein 1-B.1-like: MSFSGKYQLESQEGFVPFMKAIGLPDDLIEKGKDIKSVSEIEQNGDSFKVTVTTGSKVMVNSFIIGQESEVETLTGEKIKTVVTKEGNKLKVKLSHIESVTELLDANTLVHTMTLGDIVFKRTSKRVS; the protein is encoded by the exons ATGTCCTTCTCTGGAAAATATCAGCTGGAAAGCCAAGAGGGCTTCGTACCTTTCATGAAGGCTATTG GTCTTCCTGATGACCTCATCGAGAAAGGCAAAGACATCAAGAGTGTCTCAGAGATTGAGCAGAATGGAGACAGCTTCAAAGTGACAGTAACCACAGGGAGCAAAGTTATGGTTAACTCCTTCATTATAGGACAAGAGAGTGAAGTGGAGACACTGACTGGAGAAAAAATCAAG ACTGTTGTGACGAAAGAGGGCAACAAGCTGAAGGTAAAGCTAAGTCATATTGAGTCAGTCACAGAGCTTTTGGATGCCAATACACTTGTGCAT accATGACTCTGGGTGACATCGTCTTTAAGAGAACCAGCAAACGTGTGTCATAA